From a region of the Apibacter sp. B3706 genome:
- the rpoC gene encoding DNA-directed RNA polymerase subunit beta': MAVKQRTSKFSKIIIGLASPESILQQSRGEVLKPETINYRTHKPERDGLFCERIFGPVKDYECACGKYKRIRYKGIVCDRCGVEVTEKKVRRERIGHINLVVPVAHIWYFRSLPNKIGYLLGIPSKKLDMIIYNERFVVIQAGIAKKLNGEELEHLEFLTEEEYLDILETLPIENQYLDDSDPNKFVAKMGAECLEELLKRTDLDALSYELRHKANNESSKQRRTEALKRLQVVESFRDANSNGRINRPEWMIMRVIPVIPPDLRPLVPLDGGRFATSDLNDLYRRVIIRNNRLKRLIEIKAPEVILRNEKRMLQEAVDSLFDNTRKSSAVKSESNRPLKSLSDSLKGKQGRFRQNLLGKRVDYSARSVIVVGPSLQLHECGLPKDMAAELYKPFIIRKLIERGIVKTVKSAKRIIERKEPVVYDILENVMKGHPVLLNRAPTLHRLGIQAFQPRMIEGKAIRLHPLVCTAFNADFDGDQMAVHLPLGPEAILEAQLLMLASQNILNPANGSPIQVPSQDMVLGLYYMTKPLTPTDEIKVKGHGSIFYSSEEVDIAYNEKAVDLNAIIKVKATVVEGEELVEKMIETTVGRVLFNKIVPKKVGFINEVLTKKSLRNIIGTILQRTDFPTTAKFLDDMKTLGYATAFKGGLSFSLGDIKTPEEKKIMIQEANEQVDGIRANYNMGLITNNERYNQVIDVWTNTNARLTDLIMQRMKTDKGGFNSVYMMLDSGARGSKEQIRQLAGMRGLMAKPQKAGSSGGEIIENPIISNFREGLSILEYFISTHGARKGLADTALKTADAGYLTRRLVDVAQDVIINEQDCGTLRGIEISPLKKNDEIVEPLSERILGRVSLHDVYHPDTDELLIEADQMITSEIAKLIQQSGIESVEVRSPLTCESKKGICAKCYGVNLSTNKLINKGEAVGVIAAQSIGEPGTQLTLRTFHVGGTAGNVAEVSSIVAKRDGKVEFDDIRTVESEDENGNKVSIVVSRSTEFKLLNAEGNIQMLTNIPYGSTLLVESGDEVKKGDIICKWDPYNAIILSETAGKIEYEQIEQGSTYQLEIDEQTGFEEKVISESRNKKLIPTLKILDTKGNELKSINLPVGAHLIVNDGEKIKAGRILVKIPRRSAKAGDITGGLPRVTELFEARNPSNPAVVSEIDGVVSYGKIKRGNREIVIESKTGEIKRYLVKLSNQILVQENDFVHAGDALSDGAITPNDILNIKGPTAVQEYLVNEIQEVYRLQGVKIDDKHFEIIVRQMMTKVEIVDCGDTKFLEGNLEHKIDFIEENDRIFGMKVITDPGDSLELKAGQIITSRELRDENSKLKREDKKLVEAREALPATASPVLQGITRASLQTKSFISAASFQETTKVLNEAAVAGKVDYLNGLKENVIVGHRIPAGTGLTEYQHVVVGSNKEFEEMITEKI; encoded by the coding sequence ATGGCAGTTAAACAAAGAACTAGCAAATTTAGTAAAATTATAATCGGATTAGCTTCTCCGGAAAGTATATTACAACAATCTAGAGGAGAGGTTTTAAAACCTGAAACAATCAATTATCGGACTCATAAACCTGAACGAGACGGTTTGTTTTGTGAAAGAATATTCGGTCCGGTAAAGGACTACGAATGTGCTTGTGGGAAATATAAAAGAATACGTTACAAAGGAATTGTTTGTGATCGATGTGGAGTTGAAGTAACGGAAAAAAAAGTTAGACGTGAAAGAATCGGACATATCAACTTGGTAGTGCCTGTGGCACATATCTGGTATTTCCGTTCTTTACCCAATAAAATTGGATATTTATTAGGTATTCCATCCAAAAAACTGGATATGATTATCTACAACGAACGTTTTGTAGTAATTCAAGCCGGAATAGCTAAAAAATTAAATGGTGAAGAATTAGAACATCTTGAATTTTTAACGGAAGAAGAATATTTAGATATATTAGAAACTCTTCCTATTGAAAATCAATATTTAGATGATTCTGATCCGAATAAATTTGTTGCCAAAATGGGAGCAGAATGTTTGGAAGAACTTTTAAAGAGAACAGATTTAGATGCTTTATCTTATGAATTAAGACATAAAGCCAATAATGAATCTTCCAAACAAAGAAGAACAGAAGCGTTAAAACGATTACAAGTAGTTGAATCTTTCAGAGATGCTAATTCCAATGGTCGCATTAACAGACCGGAATGGATGATCATGAGAGTGATACCTGTAATTCCACCGGACTTACGTCCGTTAGTTCCCTTAGATGGAGGGCGTTTTGCTACTTCTGACTTAAATGATTTATATCGTAGGGTTATTATCAGAAACAATCGTTTAAAACGATTAATTGAAATTAAAGCCCCTGAAGTTATTTTACGTAATGAGAAGCGTATGCTTCAGGAAGCTGTTGATTCTTTATTTGATAATACCAGAAAATCATCTGCGGTTAAATCTGAATCTAACAGACCTTTAAAATCTCTGTCTGATTCCTTAAAAGGAAAACAAGGACGTTTCCGTCAAAACTTATTAGGTAAACGTGTGGATTATTCTGCTCGTTCGGTAATTGTTGTAGGTCCTTCCCTTCAACTTCATGAGTGCGGACTTCCTAAAGATATGGCTGCAGAGCTTTATAAACCTTTTATCATTCGTAAATTAATTGAAAGAGGAATTGTAAAAACTGTAAAATCTGCCAAGAGAATTATTGAAAGAAAAGAGCCGGTAGTTTACGATATCCTGGAAAATGTAATGAAAGGACATCCGGTATTGTTGAACCGTGCCCCTACTCTTCACCGTTTAGGTATTCAAGCATTTCAACCTAGAATGATTGAAGGAAAAGCTATTCGTCTTCACCCGTTAGTTTGTACTGCGTTTAATGCAGACTTTGACGGTGACCAAATGGCAGTGCATTTACCTTTAGGACCTGAAGCTATTTTGGAAGCTCAATTATTGATGTTAGCTTCTCAAAACATTTTAAATCCGGCTAACGGATCTCCTATTCAAGTACCTTCACAAGATATGGTTTTAGGATTATATTATATGACTAAACCATTAACACCTACGGACGAAATTAAAGTTAAAGGACACGGATCTATTTTCTATTCTTCAGAAGAGGTAGACATTGCTTATAATGAGAAAGCAGTAGATTTAAATGCTATCATTAAAGTAAAAGCAACAGTTGTAGAAGGTGAAGAATTAGTTGAAAAAATGATTGAAACTACTGTAGGGCGCGTGTTATTTAACAAAATCGTACCTAAAAAAGTAGGTTTCATCAATGAAGTATTGACTAAAAAATCATTACGTAACATTATCGGTACCATATTACAAAGAACCGATTTCCCTACCACAGCTAAGTTTTTGGATGATATGAAAACTTTAGGATATGCTACTGCATTTAAAGGTGGATTATCATTTAGCTTAGGTGATATTAAAACTCCTGAAGAAAAGAAAATCATGATTCAGGAAGCGAATGAACAAGTGGATGGGATCAGAGCTAACTATAATATGGGATTAATTACCAATAATGAAAGATATAATCAGGTAATTGATGTTTGGACTAATACTAATGCACGATTAACAGATTTAATCATGCAACGAATGAAAACCGACAAAGGTGGATTCAACTCTGTATATATGATGCTTGACTCCGGTGCACGGGGATCTAAAGAACAGATTCGTCAGTTAGCAGGTATGCGTGGATTGATGGCAAAACCTCAAAAAGCGGGATCTTCCGGAGGTGAAATTATTGAAAACCCTATTATCTCTAATTTCCGTGAAGGACTTTCCATCCTTGAGTACTTTATTTCTACTCACGGGGCTCGTAAGGGTCTTGCAGATACTGCATTAAAAACCGCTGACGCAGGTTATTTGACTCGTCGTTTAGTGGATGTGGCACAAGATGTTATTATTAATGAACAAGATTGTGGAACTTTAAGAGGTATCGAAATTTCTCCGTTGAAGAAAAATGACGAAATTGTTGAACCATTATCTGAAAGAATTTTAGGACGTGTATCTCTTCATGATGTATACCATCCTGATACAGATGAGCTATTAATTGAAGCAGATCAAATGATAACTTCCGAAATAGCTAAATTAATTCAACAATCCGGAATTGAATCAGTAGAAGTTCGTTCGCCTTTAACTTGTGAATCTAAAAAAGGTATTTGTGCTAAATGTTATGGTGTAAACCTTTCAACCAATAAATTAATCAACAAAGGAGAAGCGGTTGGAGTTATTGCAGCTCAATCTATCGGTGAACCGGGTACACAGCTTACCTTAAGAACCTTCCACGTGGGAGGTACTGCAGGAAACGTTGCAGAAGTTAGCAGCATTGTTGCTAAAAGAGACGGAAAAGTTGAGTTTGATGATATTAGAACTGTTGAAAGTGAAGACGAAAACGGAAATAAAGTTTCAATCGTTGTTTCTCGTTCCACAGAATTTAAATTATTAAATGCGGAAGGAAACATTCAAATGCTTACCAACATCCCGTATGGTTCTACTTTATTAGTTGAATCAGGTGATGAAGTTAAGAAAGGAGATATCATTTGTAAATGGGATCCGTATAATGCAATTATACTTTCTGAAACTGCCGGTAAGATCGAATACGAACAAATTGAGCAAGGTTCCACTTATCAACTAGAAATAGACGAACAAACCGGATTTGAAGAAAAAGTAATTTCAGAATCTAGAAATAAAAAATTAATTCCTACCTTAAAAATATTAGATACTAAAGGGAATGAGTTAAAATCAATTAACTTACCGGTTGGTGCACACCTTATCGTAAATGATGGTGAAAAAATTAAGGCAGGAAGAATCTTAGTAAAGATACCAAGAAGATCAGCTAAAGCAGGGGATATTACAGGTGGTTTACCACGTGTTACCGAGCTGTTTGAAGCACGAAATCCTTCCAATCCGGCTGTTGTTTCAGAAATTGACGGTGTAGTTAGTTACGGTAAAATTAAGAGAGGTAATCGAGAAATAGTTATTGAGTCTAAAACCGGTGAAATTAAAAGATATTTGGTTAAATTATCTAATCAGATTCTTGTACAGGAAAATGACTTCGTACATGCTGGAGATGCCTTATCTGACGGTGCTATAACTCCTAACGATATTCTTAACATCAAAGGGCCTACTGCCGTTCAGGAATATTTGGTAAATGAAATTCAAGAAGTATACCGATTACAAGGGGTAAAAATCGATGATAAACATTTCGAAATTATTGTTCGTCAAATGATGACTAAAGTAGAAATTGTTGATTGCGGTGATACTAAATTCTTAGAAGGTAATCTTGAACATAAGATTGACTTTATTGAGGAAAATGATCGTATTTTCGGAATGAAAGTTATTACTGATCCTGGAGACAGTTTGGAATTAAAAGCCGGACAAATCATTACTTCAAGAGAACTTCGTGATGAAAATTCTAAATTGAAACGTGAAGATAAGAAATTGGTTGAAGCCAGAGAAGCGCTTCCGGCTACTGCCAGTCCTGTATTACAAGGTATTACAAGAGCCTCTTTACAAACTAAATCATTTATCTCTGCAGCATCTTTCCAAGAAACAACTAAAGTTTTAAATGAAGCTGCTGTTGCCGGTAAAGTTGATTATCTAAACGGATTGAAAGAAAATGTAATTGTAGGACACAGAATCCCTGCCGGTACCGGTTTAACTGAATATCAACACGTAGTTGTAGGTTCGAATAAGGAATTTGAGGAAATGATAACCGAAAAAATTTAA
- a CDS encoding DUF3467 domain-containing protein, with product MENQNQNQQDLNIELTDEVASGVFSNLALINHSPTEFVVDFIQIMPGVPKAKVKSRIILTPEHAKRLLTALTDNIQKFEQQFGAVKDDTYHLNFGPKGQA from the coding sequence ATGGAAAATCAAAATCAGAATCAACAAGACTTAAATATTGAATTGACGGATGAGGTAGCTTCCGGGGTATTTTCAAATTTGGCATTAATAAATCATTCTCCGACTGAGTTCGTAGTAGATTTTATACAAATAATGCCGGGGGTCCCTAAGGCTAAAGTTAAATCAAGAATTATTTTAACTCCTGAACATGCGAAACGATTATTAACAGCTTTAACTGATAATATTCAAAAATTCGAACAACAATTTGGTGCAGTTAAAGATGATACCTACCATTTAAATTTTGGTCCTAAAGGTCAAGCTTAA